One window of the Nothobranchius furzeri strain GRZ-AD chromosome 3, NfurGRZ-RIMD1, whole genome shotgun sequence genome contains the following:
- the pxmp4 gene encoding peroxisomal membrane protein 4, giving the protein MAGPGPDLMRTILYTVNTILQQEKYKAALAVVKGFRNGVVYGAKIRAPHALVMTFLFRSGSLKDKLRAILKATYTHSRNLACFVFIYKGLQALQQKIQGKSLQSHTFLAACVGGWLVFGDNNNINSQINMYLLSRILFALSRLAVEKGLIPAPKQDPFPLFATLVWGIVLWLFEYYPHTLQPSLQSSMNYLYHDSNVWHDISDFLVYNKPRTASPK; this is encoded by the exons ATGGCGGGTCCTGGTCCTGACCTGATGAGAACTATTCTGTATACAGTCAATACTATTTTACAGCAGGAAAAATATAAAGCAGCTTTGGCAGTTGTGAAGGGGTTCAGGAACGGAGTCGT ATATGGGGCCAAAATCAGAGCACCACATGCCTTGGTTatgacatttttatttagaagtggAAG TCTGAAAGACAAACTCAGAGCCATTCTGAAAGCCACATACACCCACTCAAGGAACCTGGCGTGCTTTGTGTTCATATACAAAGGTCTCCAAGCCTTACAGCAGAAGATCCAAGGGAAGAGCTTACAGTCGCACACGTTCCTGGCTGCCTGTGTTGGAGGATGGTTAGTGTTTGGAgacaacaacaacattaatagCCAG ATCAACATGTACCTGCTGTCCCGGATCCTGTTTGCTTTGTCGCGGCTGGCTGTAGAAAAAGGACTCATCCCTGCACCCAAACAGGACCCTTTCCCGCTCTTTGCCACTCTGGTTTGGGGAATTGTCTTGTGGCTGTTTGAGTATTATCCTCACACTCTTCAGCCTTCTCTCCAGTCCTCCATGAATTACCTCTACCATGACAGCAATGTGTGGCACGACATCTCAGACTTTCTGGTTTATAATAAGCCAAGGACTGCCTCACCAAAATGA
- the tgm5l gene encoding transglutaminase 5, like isoform X1 yields the protein MEGEVCFRDARSLMLDVLFLKSPFFLLADLHIQYVNLEQAENHERHRTDGFSSTEALVVRRGDPFRISVQLKGRPFNPRMDSLRIKVTLGRLYVTMPVTFSRKAPSSGWNAFMDPNDLDLQNPSIFICPPAFASVGCYKFQLCVFTQQGQRRCAVGDFILLCNPWCSEDAVYIPFEDQREEYILRDSGLLFMGTPANLVSRPWSFDQYEPVVLEACLDLLQVSPQHQKSNRMDYLNRSNPVYISRVVSAMINSEDDHGVLKGNWSNDFKEGVDPSKWTGSGDILRKWVQSGNSPVKYGQCWVFAAVMCTVMRVLGIPCRVVTNFNSTHDTNANLVIEEYYTETGQKLNYSKDSIWNFHVWVECWMTRKDLGSDMDGWQVLDPTPQQRSNGVFCCGPAPVKAVKSQCIDRKYDIPFVYAEVNADVHTIIMDQGQVVGFSKDTERVGSLICTKAIGFPRLHNITGDYKYIKSDSSTISSRSSTISNSSTLSRASSAGVEVFLFLDKSPVVGEPIRFMVKIKNRQKVTKRLKVHLNAQAKEYNRSPSDTFWENHGIMQLAPMEVKVLQQQILPSQYEKVVGDNLINLAVVLEDMATHEHFLSSEEFNITGPRIIIQVVGEDSVVVNKAQTAVVTFINPFSHPVSGLLTVAGAGLIHGETQFRMGSLHPGGKVSQRITFTPSRVGARMLHASLSLSNVSFTIRGFRMIYANSV from the exons ATGGAAGGTGAGGTTTGTTTCAGGGATGCTCGTTCTTTGATGCTTGATGTGCTGTTTCTAAAATCTCCTTTTTTCCTCCTTGCAGATTTGCATATTCAATACGTTAACCTGGAACAAGCTGAAAACCATGAGAGACACAGAACAGACGGCTTCAGCAGCACTGAGGCCCTGGTGGTCCGGAGAGGAGACCCGTTCAGGATCAGCGTCCAGCTCAAGGGCCGACCCTTCAACCCCAGGATGGATTCTCTGAGGATCAAAGTCACGCTTG GCCGGCTGTATGTAACAATGCCAGTCACCTTCTCCAGGAAGGCTCCTTCCTCTGGCTGGAATGCCTTTATGGACCCTAACGACCTGGACCTCCAGAACCCCTCCATCTTCATCTGCCCTCCTGCCTTCGCCTCAGTGGGCTGCTACAAATTCCAGCTGTGTGTGTTCACACAGCAGGGCCAGAGGAGGTGTGCAGTGGGAGATTTCATCCTGCTCTGTAACCCCTGGTGTTCTG AGGATGCAGTTTACATTCCATTTGAGGACCAGAGGGAAGAATACATCCTGAGGGATTCTGGATTGCTGTTCATGGGAACCCCGGCGAACCTCGTGTCGAGACCGTGGTCCTTCGATCAG TATGAGCCTGTTGTTTTGGAGGCATGTCTGGATCTGCTTCAAGTCAGCCCACAGCACCAGAAGAGCAACAGAATGGATTACCTGAACCGGAGCAATCCCGTTTACATCAGCCGGGTCGTCTCAGCCATG aTCAACAGCGAAGATGATCATGGAGTATTGAAAGGGAACTGGTCCAACGACTTCAAAGAAGGGGTTGATCCCTCCAAGTGGACAGGAAGTGGGGACATCCTGAGAAAGTGGGTGCAGTCTGGGAACAGCCCAGTCAAGTATGGACAGTGCTGGGTGTTTGCAGCGGTCATGTGCACAG TCATGAGAGTCCTTGGCATTCCTTGTCGCGTCGTCACAAACTTTAACTCCACTCACGACACCAACGCCAACCTGGTTATTGAAGAGTACTACACAGAAACAGGGCAGAAGCTGAACTACAGCAAAGACAGCATTTG GAACTTTCATGTCTGGGTTGAGTGCTGGATGACTCGCAAGGATCTGGGATCAGATATGGATGGCTGGCAGGTTCTTGACCCGACCCCCCAACAGAGGAGTAATG GAGTGTTCTGCTGTGGCCCGGCTCCAGTCAAAGCAGTCAAGAGTCAGTGCATCGACCGCAAGTACGACATTCCTTTTGTCTACGCCGAGGTGAACGCTGATGTTCACACCATCATCATGGACCAGGGTCAGGTGGTCGGCTTCAGCAAAGACACCGAGAGAGTCGGGTCCCTGATCTGCACCAAAGCTATTGGCTTCCCAAGACTGCACAACATCACAGGAGACTATAAATACATCAAAA GTGATTCATCTACAATTTCATCAAGGAGCTCCACCATCTCAAACAGCTCCACACTAAGCAGAG CCTCATCCGCAGGGGTGGAAGTCTTCCTGTTCCTGGATAAATCTCCAGTCGTTGGAGAGCCGATTCGCTTCATGGTGAAAATTAAAAACCGGCAGAAGGTGACCAAGAGGTTGAAAGTGCACCTGAATGCTCAGGCCAAAGAGTACAACCGCAGCCCCTCTGACACCTTCTGGGAAAACCACGGCATTATGCAGCTAGCACCCATGGAAG TCAAAGTGCTGCAGCAGcagatccttccatcccagtatgAGAAGGTGGTGGGAGACAATCTAATCAACCTGGCGGTTGTCCTGGAGGACATGGCAACTCATGAgcacttcctcagctcagaggagtTCAACATCACTGGACCAAGGATCATCATCCAG GTTGTAGGCGAAGACTCAGTTGTGGTGAACAAAGCTCAAACTGCTGTTGTGACTTTCATCAACCCGTTCTCTCACCCAGTCAGTGGATTGCTGACGGTAGCTGGGGCTGGATTAATACATGGAGAGACTCAGTTCAG gatggGCTCGCTACATCCAGGTGGAAAAGTCTCACAGCGCATCACATTCACCCCCAGCAGGGTCGGAGCGAGGATGCTGCATGCCAGTCTGTCGCTCTCCAACGTCAGCTTCACAATCCGAGGCTTTAGGATGATCTACGCCAACAGTGTTTAG
- the tgm5l gene encoding transglutaminase 5, like isoform X2, producing MEDLHIQYVNLEQAENHERHRTDGFSSTEALVVRRGDPFRISVQLKGRPFNPRMDSLRIKVTLGRLYVTMPVTFSRKAPSSGWNAFMDPNDLDLQNPSIFICPPAFASVGCYKFQLCVFTQQGQRRCAVGDFILLCNPWCSEDAVYIPFEDQREEYILRDSGLLFMGTPANLVSRPWSFDQYEPVVLEACLDLLQVSPQHQKSNRMDYLNRSNPVYISRVVSAMINSEDDHGVLKGNWSNDFKEGVDPSKWTGSGDILRKWVQSGNSPVKYGQCWVFAAVMCTVMRVLGIPCRVVTNFNSTHDTNANLVIEEYYTETGQKLNYSKDSIWNFHVWVECWMTRKDLGSDMDGWQVLDPTPQQRSNGVFCCGPAPVKAVKSQCIDRKYDIPFVYAEVNADVHTIIMDQGQVVGFSKDTERVGSLICTKAIGFPRLHNITGDYKYIKSDSSTISSRSSTISNSSTLSRASSAGVEVFLFLDKSPVVGEPIRFMVKIKNRQKVTKRLKVHLNAQAKEYNRSPSDTFWENHGIMQLAPMEVKVLQQQILPSQYEKVVGDNLINLAVVLEDMATHEHFLSSEEFNITGPRIIIQVVGEDSVVVNKAQTAVVTFINPFSHPVSGLLTVAGAGLIHGETQFRMGSLHPGGKVSQRITFTPSRVGARMLHASLSLSNVSFTIRGFRMIYANSV from the exons ATGGAAG ATTTGCATATTCAATACGTTAACCTGGAACAAGCTGAAAACCATGAGAGACACAGAACAGACGGCTTCAGCAGCACTGAGGCCCTGGTGGTCCGGAGAGGAGACCCGTTCAGGATCAGCGTCCAGCTCAAGGGCCGACCCTTCAACCCCAGGATGGATTCTCTGAGGATCAAAGTCACGCTTG GCCGGCTGTATGTAACAATGCCAGTCACCTTCTCCAGGAAGGCTCCTTCCTCTGGCTGGAATGCCTTTATGGACCCTAACGACCTGGACCTCCAGAACCCCTCCATCTTCATCTGCCCTCCTGCCTTCGCCTCAGTGGGCTGCTACAAATTCCAGCTGTGTGTGTTCACACAGCAGGGCCAGAGGAGGTGTGCAGTGGGAGATTTCATCCTGCTCTGTAACCCCTGGTGTTCTG AGGATGCAGTTTACATTCCATTTGAGGACCAGAGGGAAGAATACATCCTGAGGGATTCTGGATTGCTGTTCATGGGAACCCCGGCGAACCTCGTGTCGAGACCGTGGTCCTTCGATCAG TATGAGCCTGTTGTTTTGGAGGCATGTCTGGATCTGCTTCAAGTCAGCCCACAGCACCAGAAGAGCAACAGAATGGATTACCTGAACCGGAGCAATCCCGTTTACATCAGCCGGGTCGTCTCAGCCATG aTCAACAGCGAAGATGATCATGGAGTATTGAAAGGGAACTGGTCCAACGACTTCAAAGAAGGGGTTGATCCCTCCAAGTGGACAGGAAGTGGGGACATCCTGAGAAAGTGGGTGCAGTCTGGGAACAGCCCAGTCAAGTATGGACAGTGCTGGGTGTTTGCAGCGGTCATGTGCACAG TCATGAGAGTCCTTGGCATTCCTTGTCGCGTCGTCACAAACTTTAACTCCACTCACGACACCAACGCCAACCTGGTTATTGAAGAGTACTACACAGAAACAGGGCAGAAGCTGAACTACAGCAAAGACAGCATTTG GAACTTTCATGTCTGGGTTGAGTGCTGGATGACTCGCAAGGATCTGGGATCAGATATGGATGGCTGGCAGGTTCTTGACCCGACCCCCCAACAGAGGAGTAATG GAGTGTTCTGCTGTGGCCCGGCTCCAGTCAAAGCAGTCAAGAGTCAGTGCATCGACCGCAAGTACGACATTCCTTTTGTCTACGCCGAGGTGAACGCTGATGTTCACACCATCATCATGGACCAGGGTCAGGTGGTCGGCTTCAGCAAAGACACCGAGAGAGTCGGGTCCCTGATCTGCACCAAAGCTATTGGCTTCCCAAGACTGCACAACATCACAGGAGACTATAAATACATCAAAA GTGATTCATCTACAATTTCATCAAGGAGCTCCACCATCTCAAACAGCTCCACACTAAGCAGAG CCTCATCCGCAGGGGTGGAAGTCTTCCTGTTCCTGGATAAATCTCCAGTCGTTGGAGAGCCGATTCGCTTCATGGTGAAAATTAAAAACCGGCAGAAGGTGACCAAGAGGTTGAAAGTGCACCTGAATGCTCAGGCCAAAGAGTACAACCGCAGCCCCTCTGACACCTTCTGGGAAAACCACGGCATTATGCAGCTAGCACCCATGGAAG TCAAAGTGCTGCAGCAGcagatccttccatcccagtatgAGAAGGTGGTGGGAGACAATCTAATCAACCTGGCGGTTGTCCTGGAGGACATGGCAACTCATGAgcacttcctcagctcagaggagtTCAACATCACTGGACCAAGGATCATCATCCAG GTTGTAGGCGAAGACTCAGTTGTGGTGAACAAAGCTCAAACTGCTGTTGTGACTTTCATCAACCCGTTCTCTCACCCAGTCAGTGGATTGCTGACGGTAGCTGGGGCTGGATTAATACATGGAGAGACTCAGTTCAG gatggGCTCGCTACATCCAGGTGGAAAAGTCTCACAGCGCATCACATTCACCCCCAGCAGGGTCGGAGCGAGGATGCTGCATGCCAGTCTGTCGCTCTCCAACGTCAGCTTCACAATCCGAGGCTTTAGGATGATCTACGCCAACAGTGTTTAG